A genomic region of Mycolicibacterium poriferae contains the following coding sequences:
- a CDS encoding proteasome assembly chaperone family protein: protein MADNAQDHGQEPGQQYQPEQTGMYELEFPAPQLSSPDGRGPVLIHALEGFSDAGHAIRLSAQHLKDTLDTELVASFAIDELLDYRSRRPLMTFKTDHFTAYEEPELNLYALHDRVGTPFLLLTGMEPDLKWERFITAVRLLSERLGVRRVIGLGSIPMAVPHTRPMTLTAHSNDKELIADHQPWVGEVQVPGSASNLLEFRMAQHGHEVVGFTVHVPHYLAQTDFPAAAETLLSEVARSASLQIPTDALTRAAAEVFDKINEQVAASSEVAQVVEALERQYDAFVAAQENRSLLARDEELPSGEEIGAEFERFLAQQADERYRKDKDDPRDNS from the coding sequence ATGGCTGACAACGCACAAGACCATGGTCAGGAACCGGGCCAGCAGTACCAGCCCGAACAGACCGGCATGTACGAGCTCGAGTTTCCGGCCCCGCAGCTGTCGTCACCGGACGGCCGCGGCCCGGTGCTGATCCATGCGCTCGAGGGTTTCTCCGACGCCGGCCACGCGATCCGGTTGTCCGCACAGCACCTCAAGGACACCCTGGACACCGAGCTGGTGGCCTCGTTTGCGATCGACGAGTTGCTCGACTACCGGTCCCGACGCCCGCTGATGACGTTCAAGACCGACCACTTCACCGCCTACGAAGAGCCCGAGCTCAACCTGTATGCGTTGCACGACCGGGTCGGCACGCCGTTTCTGCTGCTGACCGGCATGGAGCCCGACCTGAAGTGGGAGCGCTTCATCACCGCCGTGCGACTGTTGTCGGAGCGGCTCGGGGTGCGCCGGGTGATCGGGCTGGGTTCGATCCCCATGGCGGTGCCGCACACGCGTCCGATGACCTTGACCGCACATTCCAACGACAAGGAACTGATCGCCGACCATCAGCCGTGGGTCGGCGAGGTGCAGGTGCCCGGCAGCGCGTCGAACCTGCTCGAGTTCCGCATGGCCCAGCACGGCCACGAAGTGGTGGGGTTCACGGTCCACGTTCCGCACTACCTGGCCCAGACCGATTTCCCTGCTGCCGCCGAGACGTTGCTGTCAGAGGTTGCTCGAAGTGCGTCTCTGCAGATCCCGACCGATGCGCTCACCCGCGCCGCAGCGGAGGTGTTCGACAAGATCAACGAGCAGGTGGCGGCCAGTTCCGAGGTCGCTCAAGTGGTGGAGGCCCTGGAGCGCCAGTACGATGCGTTCGTTGCCGCTCAGGAGAACCGGTCTCTGCTGGCGCGCGACGAGGAATTGCCAAGCGGTGAGGAGATCGGGGCCGAGTTCGAGCGTTTCCTCGCCCAGCAGGCCGACGAGAGGTACCGGAAGGACAAGGACGACCCCCGCGACAACAGTTAG
- the sigB gene encoding sigma-70 family RNA polymerase sigma factor SigB, with amino-acid sequence MANATTSRVDQDLDAQSPAADLVRVYLNGIGKTALLNAADEVELAKRIEAGLYAQHLLDTRKRLGENRKRDLAAVVRDGQAARRHLLEANLRLVVSLAKRYTGRGMPLLDLIQEGNLGLIRAMEKFDYTKGFKFSTYATWWIRQAITRGMADQSRTIRLPVHLVEQVNKLARIKREMHQQLGREASDEELAAESGIPVEKITDLLEHSRDPVSLDMPVGSDEEAPLGDFIEDSEAMSAENAVISELLHTDIRYVLATLDEREQQVIRLRFGLDDGQPRTLDQIGKLFGLSRERVRQIEREVMAKLRHGDRADRLRSYAS; translated from the coding sequence ATGGCAAATGCCACCACCAGCCGCGTTGACCAGGATCTCGACGCCCAGAGCCCTGCCGCCGACCTCGTTCGGGTGTACTTGAACGGCATCGGCAAGACGGCACTGCTCAATGCGGCCGATGAGGTCGAACTGGCCAAGCGCATCGAAGCCGGTCTCTACGCACAGCATCTGCTCGACACCCGGAAGCGGTTGGGTGAGAACCGCAAACGCGATCTCGCCGCGGTGGTGCGTGACGGTCAGGCGGCCCGGCGCCACCTGCTCGAGGCGAACCTGCGTCTGGTGGTGTCGCTGGCCAAGCGCTACACGGGTCGCGGCATGCCGCTGCTCGACCTGATCCAGGAGGGCAACCTCGGACTGATCCGCGCCATGGAGAAGTTCGACTACACCAAGGGATTCAAGTTCTCGACCTACGCCACGTGGTGGATCCGCCAGGCGATCACCCGGGGTATGGCCGATCAGAGCCGCACCATTCGGCTGCCCGTTCATCTCGTCGAGCAGGTCAACAAGCTGGCCCGGATCAAGCGCGAGATGCATCAGCAGCTGGGTCGCGAAGCCAGCGACGAAGAACTTGCGGCCGAGTCCGGCATCCCGGTGGAGAAGATCACCGACCTGCTCGAGCACAGCCGTGACCCGGTCAGCCTGGACATGCCCGTCGGTAGCGACGAGGAAGCGCCGCTGGGTGACTTCATCGAAGACTCCGAGGCGATGTCGGCCGAGAACGCGGTGATCTCCGAACTGCTGCACACCGATATCCGCTACGTGCTGGCCACCCTCGATGAACGCGAGCAGCAGGTGATCCGGCTGCGCTTCGGTCTCGACGACGGCCAGCCCCGCACCCTCGATCAGATCGGCAAGCTGTTCGGCCTGTCCCGGGAACGGGTCCGCCAGATCGAGCGCGAGGTGATGGCCAAGCTGCGGCACGGCGACCGTGCCGACCGGCTGCGCTCCTACGCGAGCTGA
- a CDS encoding DUF4192 domain-containing protein, protein MATTSRFGCPLDNPDLMIASLPAVLGFVPEKSLVLVTAADGEMGAVLRIDLPDGDTGPLFELAEVAAVAEPEVAVAIIVDGEGAGCRMCAEDYREWTQLLTEELAERHVELIAAHVVDVVDAGGRWYCADGCGRSGRVADPTASPLALAAVLDGRRLYARRADLVAVVTPTEPERAAGLARLLDKADGVERCDIGSRIEFALASAAQIAAGSALSDDDLVRLGTSLDHPQVRDTLYALAVGDGAGPAESLWADLSRRLPVPWRAEALVLLAFSAYARGDGPLAGIALDAALSCEPGHNMAGMLDQALRSGIRPEEIRDLARTGYRIAAELGIPLPPRRLFGRRAG, encoded by the coding sequence ATGGCCACCACATCACGCTTCGGATGCCCCCTCGACAACCCCGATCTCATGATCGCTTCGCTGCCCGCGGTGTTGGGCTTCGTGCCCGAGAAGTCGCTGGTACTCGTCACCGCCGCTGACGGCGAGATGGGCGCGGTGCTACGCATCGACCTACCCGACGGCGACACCGGACCGCTGTTCGAACTCGCCGAGGTGGCAGCTGTTGCCGAGCCCGAGGTTGCGGTCGCGATCATCGTCGACGGCGAGGGCGCCGGCTGCCGGATGTGCGCCGAGGACTATCGGGAGTGGACCCAACTGCTCACCGAGGAACTCGCCGAAAGGCACGTCGAACTGATCGCCGCGCATGTCGTGGATGTGGTCGATGCCGGCGGCCGGTGGTACTGCGCAGACGGCTGCGGCCGCTCCGGGCGGGTGGCGGATCCGACCGCATCGCCGCTGGCGCTGGCCGCGGTGCTGGACGGGCGACGGCTCTACGCACGGCGCGCCGACCTGGTGGCGGTCGTCACGCCCACCGAGCCTGAGCGCGCGGCCGGGCTGGCACGACTGCTCGACAAGGCTGACGGCGTCGAGCGTTGCGACATCGGGAGCCGCATCGAGTTCGCCCTGGCGAGCGCCGCGCAGATTGCCGCCGGGTCGGCGTTGAGCGACGACGACCTGGTCCGGTTGGGCACGTCGCTGGATCATCCGCAGGTCCGTGACACGCTCTACGCCCTGGCAGTGGGCGACGGTGCCGGACCGGCGGAATCTCTGTGGGCGGATCTCTCGCGACGGCTACCCGTGCCTTGGCGTGCCGAAGCGCTTGTGCTGCTGGCCTTCTCCGCCTATGCGCGCGGTGACGGGCCCCTGGCGGGCATCGCTTTGGATGCCGCATTGAGCTGCGAGCCGGGGCACAACATGGCAGGCATGCTCGACCAGGCCCTGCGATCGGGGATACGGCCCGAAGAGATTCGCGATCTCGCGCGCACCGGTTACCGCATTGCCGCCGAGCTCGGTATCCCGCTTCCGCCGCGCCGGCTGTTCGGCCGCCGCGCGGGGTAG
- a CDS encoding PhzF family phenazine biosynthesis protein: MAIDVTVLRVFTDENGRYGNLLGVVDAASVEPADRQRLATELGYSETIFVTLPAAGTHTTQAHIHTPATELPFAGHPTVGAAWWLNQRGTPVKTLQVPAGIVQIGDEGELASVSARAEWAPAFSIYELTTAEELSAADPEDYSDDAEHYLWTWIDREAGSIRSRMFAPRLGITEDEATGAAAVRMTEYLSRDLTIIQGRGSVIETRWTPEGWVKVAGRVVEDHIRQVD; this comes from the coding sequence ATGGCGATCGACGTGACAGTGCTGCGCGTGTTCACCGACGAAAACGGCAGGTACGGCAATCTCCTCGGCGTCGTCGACGCCGCCAGTGTCGAGCCCGCCGACCGGCAGCGGTTGGCCACCGAGTTGGGCTACAGCGAAACGATTTTCGTGACCCTGCCGGCGGCAGGAACGCACACCACCCAGGCGCACATCCACACTCCGGCGACCGAGCTGCCGTTCGCCGGACACCCGACCGTCGGTGCGGCGTGGTGGCTCAACCAGCGCGGTACGCCGGTCAAGACGTTGCAGGTGCCCGCCGGGATCGTGCAGATCGGTGACGAAGGCGAACTCGCGTCGGTCAGCGCCCGCGCTGAGTGGGCTCCCGCGTTCTCCATCTACGAACTCACCACCGCCGAGGAACTGTCGGCCGCCGATCCGGAGGACTACAGCGACGACGCCGAGCATTATCTGTGGACCTGGATCGACCGGGAAGCCGGGTCGATCAGATCGAGGATGTTCGCACCCCGCCTCGGCATCACCGAGGACGAGGCCACCGGCGCTGCCGCAGTCCGCATGACTGAATATCTGAGCCGGGATCTCACCATCATCCAAGGCCGAGGATCGGTCATCGAGACCAGATGGACTCCGGAAGGATGGGTCAAGGTCGCCGGCCGCGTCGTCGAGGACCACATCCGTCAGGTCGACTGA
- a CDS encoding DUF7455 domain-containing protein, with product MTATITSPELTKADRCDRCGAAARVRAKLPSGAELLFCQHHANEHEAKLVELAAVLEVSPLEP from the coding sequence ATGACCGCAACGATCACCAGTCCCGAACTCACCAAGGCTGACCGCTGCGATCGGTGTGGCGCTGCAGCCCGAGTGCGGGCGAAGCTCCCCTCGGGAGCCGAACTGCTGTTCTGCCAGCACCACGCCAACGAACACGAGGCGAAGCTGGTCGAGCTGGCAGCCGTGCTAGAGGTGAGCCCGCTGGAGCCCTAA
- a CDS encoding DUF952 domain-containing protein produces MGGIALNVVSDAGVLVHLCTRDDWRIAQQSGAHRPDSLDEIGFVHLSTPEQVHLPANRLYSGRTDLMLLRIDAARLSSPVRWEPGVPGDPGEMVFPHLYGALPVAAVISVTPYLPDADGSFPATRATHD; encoded by the coding sequence GTGGGCGGTATTGCCTTGAATGTGGTTTCCGACGCCGGCGTCCTCGTCCATTTGTGCACCCGTGACGACTGGCGGATTGCCCAGCAGTCAGGAGCACACCGGCCCGACTCGTTGGACGAAATCGGCTTTGTTCATCTGTCCACACCTGAGCAGGTTCACCTTCCGGCCAACCGGCTGTACTCCGGTCGCACGGATCTGATGCTGCTTCGCATCGATGCCGCACGCCTCTCCTCTCCGGTCCGGTGGGAACCCGGTGTGCCGGGCGACCCTGGAGAGATGGTGTTCCCGCATTTGTACGGCGCACTGCCCGTCGCGGCTGTGATAAGCGTCACTCCCTACCTGCCGGATGCCGACGGGAGCTTCCCCGCGACGCGCGCGACCCACGACTAG
- the sthA gene encoding Si-specific NAD(P)(+) transhydrogenase has translation MLEYDLVVIGSGPGGQKAAIAAAKLGKSVAVIERGRMLGGVCVNTGTIPSKTLREAVVYLTGMNQRELYGASYRVKDKITPADLLARTTHVIGKEVDVVRSQLIRNRIDLIEGHGRFLDPHTVLVEEPHRGERTTVTAEYIVIATGTKPARPAGVEFDEERVLDSDGILDLKILPTSMVVVGAGVIGIEYASMFAALGTKVTVVEKRTNMLEFCDPEIIESLKFHLRDLAVTFRFGEEVTAVDVGATGTVTTLASGKQIPAETVMYSAGRQGQTDHLDLPNAGLEADNRGRVFVDDNFQTKVDHIYAVGDVIGFPALAATSMDQGRLAAYHAFGEPCKGMTELQPIGIYSIPEVSYVGATEVELTNSAIPYEVGVSRYRELARGQIAGDSYGMLKLLVSTEDLRLLGVHIFGTSATEMVHIGQAVMGCGGTVEYLVDAVFNYPTFSEAYKVAALDVMNKLRALHQFRS, from the coding sequence ATGCTGGAGTACGACCTCGTCGTGATCGGTTCGGGACCGGGCGGGCAGAAGGCCGCCATCGCCGCCGCCAAGCTCGGCAAGTCGGTGGCCGTGATCGAGCGCGGGCGGATGCTGGGCGGCGTCTGCGTCAACACCGGCACCATCCCGTCGAAGACCCTGCGCGAGGCGGTCGTCTACCTGACGGGGATGAACCAGCGCGAACTGTACGGCGCGAGCTACCGAGTCAAGGACAAGATCACCCCGGCGGACCTGCTGGCCCGCACCACGCACGTCATCGGCAAGGAAGTCGACGTCGTGCGCTCCCAGCTGATCCGCAACCGCATCGACCTGATCGAGGGTCACGGCCGGTTCTTGGACCCACACACGGTGCTGGTCGAGGAACCCCACCGCGGGGAACGCACGACCGTCACCGCGGAGTACATCGTCATCGCCACCGGCACCAAACCCGCCCGCCCGGCCGGGGTCGAGTTCGACGAGGAACGAGTTCTCGACTCCGACGGCATCCTGGATCTCAAGATCCTGCCGACCTCGATGGTGGTGGTCGGGGCCGGGGTGATCGGTATCGAGTACGCCTCGATGTTCGCGGCCCTGGGCACCAAGGTCACCGTGGTGGAGAAACGCACCAACATGCTCGAGTTCTGCGATCCCGAGATCATCGAGTCGCTGAAATTTCACCTGCGCGACCTCGCGGTCACGTTCCGGTTCGGCGAAGAAGTCACCGCGGTCGACGTCGGGGCCACGGGCACCGTCACGACGCTGGCCAGCGGCAAACAGATCCCCGCTGAGACCGTGATGTACTCCGCGGGGCGGCAGGGCCAGACCGACCACCTCGATCTGCCCAACGCAGGCCTCGAGGCCGACAATCGGGGCCGGGTGTTCGTCGACGACAACTTCCAGACCAAAGTCGATCACATCTATGCCGTCGGCGACGTCATCGGGTTCCCCGCGCTGGCTGCCACGTCGATGGACCAGGGCAGGCTCGCGGCCTACCACGCATTCGGCGAACCCTGCAAAGGCATGACCGAGCTGCAGCCCATCGGCATCTACTCGATCCCCGAAGTCTCCTACGTCGGCGCCACCGAGGTCGAGTTGACCAACAGCGCCATCCCGTACGAGGTGGGGGTGTCGCGGTATCGTGAGCTGGCTCGCGGCCAGATCGCCGGTGACTCCTACGGGATGCTCAAACTGCTGGTCTCGACCGAAGACCTCCGACTGCTCGGTGTCCACATCTTCGGTACCAGCGCCACCGAGATGGTGCACATCGGCCAGGCGGTCATGGGCTGCGGCGGGACCGTCGAGTATCTCGTCGACGCAGTGTTCAACTATCCGACGTTCTCCGAGGCCTACAAGGTCGCCGCACTGGACGTGATGAACAAGCTGCGCGCGCTTCACCAATTCCGCAGCTGA
- a CDS encoding DUF3159 domain-containing protein translates to MGILFGFAPWIVYWVLVGNVPFATAVLVALGVAIAAFVVARVSDSPGRTLEVGAVVTFVILAGLTFTLDQAFMERWMQPLSNAGIFLVALISALIGRPFVREFAVVGQPKEVIESEPFERITAVLTWIWIAAFGGMTVSSAVPPLIQGDATILDTRTPLSFVCYWVVPFTLLGLAALLTRLLPDRMVPPEEEIVRKTTFVAFAEAEIDQLMYLATEHANREVGAGKEAYDIRIGGKGVPLVGDETRESWPSTYKVRDRKR, encoded by the coding sequence GTGGGGATCTTGTTCGGATTTGCGCCGTGGATCGTGTACTGGGTACTCGTCGGCAACGTGCCGTTCGCGACGGCTGTGCTTGTGGCGCTGGGGGTGGCGATCGCGGCGTTCGTCGTGGCACGCGTCAGCGATTCCCCGGGGCGCACGCTCGAAGTCGGCGCGGTGGTGACGTTCGTGATCTTGGCGGGGCTGACGTTCACGCTCGACCAAGCGTTCATGGAGCGCTGGATGCAACCGCTGAGCAACGCCGGAATCTTCCTGGTCGCGTTGATCAGCGCACTCATCGGCCGTCCGTTCGTGCGGGAGTTCGCCGTAGTGGGACAGCCGAAGGAGGTCATCGAGAGCGAGCCCTTCGAACGCATCACTGCGGTGCTGACCTGGATCTGGATCGCCGCATTCGGTGGCATGACGGTCTCCTCGGCGGTTCCGCCGCTGATCCAGGGCGACGCCACCATCCTCGACACCCGCACCCCGCTGTCGTTCGTCTGCTACTGGGTGGTGCCGTTCACCCTGCTGGGGCTTGCTGCCTTGCTGACCCGGCTACTGCCGGACCGGATGGTGCCGCCGGAAGAGGAGATCGTCCGCAAGACCACCTTCGTGGCCTTCGCCGAAGCCGAGATCGACCAGTTGATGTACCTGGCGACCGAGCATGCCAACCGCGAGGTGGGCGCCGGTAAGGAGGCCTACGACATTCGGATCGGCGGGAAGGGTGTCCCGCTGGTCGGTGACGAGACCCGCGAATCCTGGCCGTCGACGTACAAGGTGCGCGACCGCAAACGCTGA
- a CDS encoding YihY/virulence factor BrkB family protein, whose protein sequence is MSDQSTRQRPSRHHIRHITRRTLGKSWDDSIFSESAQAAFWCALSLPPLLLGMLGSLAYIAPLFGPDTLPVIQDQLINTASRFFSPNVTSEIIEPTVRDIVAGARGEVVSLGFVISLWAGSSAISAFVDSITEAHDQTPLRHPVRQRFYALGLYVIMLVGAIVTAPFIALGPRKIAEYIPDSWDHFLRFGYYPVLILTFIVAVNVLYRVSLPRPLPSHRLLYGSVLATVVFLLATVGLRIYLTWITSTGYTYGALATPIAFLLFAFFLGFAIMIGAELNAAIEEEFPAPHTHANRVRRWMATKADTLTAARRPAPVPEGGLLPDDTAGVFADELGQGSGAVTERDATS, encoded by the coding sequence ATGAGTGACCAGTCGACGCGGCAGCGACCTTCGCGCCACCACATCCGGCACATCACCCGCCGAACGCTCGGCAAAAGCTGGGATGACTCGATCTTCTCGGAGTCAGCTCAGGCAGCGTTCTGGTGCGCGTTGTCGCTGCCGCCGCTGCTGTTGGGCATGCTGGGCAGCCTGGCGTACATCGCCCCGCTGTTCGGACCCGACACCTTGCCGGTGATCCAGGATCAGCTGATCAACACGGCCAGCCGGTTCTTCTCCCCCAACGTCACCAGCGAGATCATCGAGCCGACGGTGCGCGACATCGTCGCCGGGGCTCGCGGCGAGGTGGTCTCGTTGGGGTTCGTCATCTCGCTGTGGGCCGGCTCGTCGGCGATTTCGGCCTTCGTCGACTCGATCACCGAGGCCCATGATCAGACGCCGCTGCGCCACCCCGTCCGGCAGCGTTTCTATGCGCTCGGCCTGTACGTGATCATGCTGGTCGGAGCGATTGTCACGGCGCCGTTCATTGCGCTGGGCCCCCGCAAGATCGCCGAGTACATCCCCGACAGCTGGGACCATTTCCTGCGGTTCGGCTATTACCCGGTGCTGATCCTGACGTTCATCGTGGCGGTGAACGTCCTGTACCGCGTTTCGCTACCCCGACCGCTGCCCTCACACCGGCTGCTGTACGGCTCGGTCCTGGCCACCGTGGTGTTCCTGCTGGCCACGGTGGGTCTGCGCATCTACCTCACCTGGATCACCAGCACCGGCTACACGTACGGAGCTCTGGCCACCCCCATCGCGTTCCTGCTGTTCGCGTTCTTCCTCGGCTTCGCGATCATGATCGGCGCCGAACTGAATGCGGCGATCGAGGAGGAATTCCCCGCGCCACACACGCACGCCAACCGTGTCCGCCGCTGGATGGCCACCAAGGCCGACACCCTGACCGCGGCGCGGCGCCCCGCACCGGTGCCCGAGGGTGGGCTCCTCCCCGACGACACCGCCGGCGTGTTCGCCGACGAGCTCGGTCAGGGATCCGGCGCAGTCACCGAGCGGGACGCTACTTCTTGA
- the nrdR gene encoding transcriptional regulator NrdR → MHCPFCRHPDSRVVDSREADEGQAIRRRRACPECGRRFTTVETAVLAVVKRSGVTEPFSREKVIRGVRRACQGRQVDDDALNLLAQQVEDAVRATGSPEVPSNEVGLAILGPLRDLDEVAYLRFASVYRSFSSAEDFEREIQALRAHRKVPAPG, encoded by the coding sequence ATGCACTGTCCGTTCTGTCGTCATCCCGATTCGCGGGTCGTCGACTCCCGTGAGGCCGACGAGGGCCAGGCGATCCGGCGACGCCGTGCGTGCCCGGAGTGCGGGCGCCGATTCACAACGGTCGAAACGGCGGTCCTCGCCGTCGTCAAACGCAGTGGTGTCACCGAGCCGTTCAGCCGCGAGAAGGTCATCAGAGGTGTGCGGCGCGCCTGTCAGGGCCGCCAGGTCGACGACGACGCCCTCAACCTGTTGGCCCAGCAGGTCGAGGACGCGGTGCGCGCGACGGGTTCGCCGGAGGTACCCAGCAACGAGGTCGGCCTGGCGATCCTCGGCCCACTGCGCGATCTGGACGAAGTGGCCTACCTGAGGTTCGCATCGGTGTATCGCTCGTTCTCCTCGGCTGAAGACTTCGAGCGGGAGATCCAGGCGCTGCGTGCGCATCGGAAGGTCCCGGCGCCGGGCTGA
- a CDS encoding DUF3099 domain-containing protein produces MKHGQELGFDDDGRPVLITQAAPAYEDQHRQRVRKYLTLMSFRIPALILAAVAYSVWHNGLISLAIIVASIPLPWMAVLIANDRPPRRAEEPRRYDSRRRIPLFPTAERPAIAGATPVAPQHGSDGSDGDVPR; encoded by the coding sequence ATGAAACACGGCCAAGAGCTGGGTTTCGATGACGACGGTCGCCCTGTTCTGATCACTCAGGCCGCCCCCGCCTACGAGGACCAGCACCGCCAGCGGGTACGTAAGTACCTCACGCTGATGTCCTTCCGAATTCCTGCACTCATCCTCGCCGCGGTGGCTTACAGCGTGTGGCACAACGGCCTCATCTCGCTGGCCATCATCGTCGCCTCGATTCCGCTGCCGTGGATGGCAGTGTTGATCGCCAACGACCGGCCACCCCGCCGCGCCGAAGAACCGCGCCGCTACGACTCGCGCCGCCGCATCCCGCTGTTTCCTACCGCGGAGCGCCCGGCGATCGCTGGCGCGACCCCGGTGGCGCCGCAACATGGCTCTGACGGGTCCGACGGCGACGTTCCCCGCTGA
- a CDS encoding DUF3039 domain-containing protein has protein sequence MQTQTIERTDTDERVDDGTDDDAPKFFHYVKKDKIAESAVMGTHVVALCGEVFPVTKSAKPGSPVCPDCKKIYEQLKK, from the coding sequence ATGCAGACCCAGACGATCGAGCGCACCGACACCGACGAACGCGTCGACGACGGGACAGACGACGACGCTCCGAAGTTCTTCCACTACGTCAAGAAGGACAAGATCGCCGAAAGTGCCGTCATGGGCACGCATGTCGTCGCGCTGTGCGGTGAGGTGTTCCCGGTGACCAAGTCGGCCAAGCCGGGATCGCCGGTATGTCCTGACTGCAAGAAGATCTACGAGCAGCTCAAGAAGTAG
- a CDS encoding alpha/beta fold hydrolase: MTERKPNLRSVRELTPTLQFRTIHGYRRAFRVAGSGPAILLIHGIGDNSTTWSTVQTKLAQRFTVIAPDLLGHGRSDKPRADYSVAAYANGMRDLLSVLDIDSVTVVGHSLGGGVAMQFAYQFPQLVNRLILVGAGGVTKDVNLALRVAAMPMGSEALALLRLPLVLPTLQAVGRCSGALLGSTRAGRDIHEALRILSDLPEPTASSAFARTLRAVVDWRGQVVTMLDRCYLTQSVPVQLIWGSHDSVIPVSHADMAHAAMPGSQLEIFEGSGHFPFHDDPDRFVEVVERFIDSTDPAVYDQDYLRELLRAGISETSISGSVGTRVAVLDAMGADERSAT; encoded by the coding sequence ATGACCGAGCGCAAGCCGAATCTGCGCTCGGTGCGCGAGCTCACGCCGACGCTGCAGTTCCGCACCATTCACGGCTATCGCCGGGCGTTTCGGGTGGCCGGCTCGGGTCCGGCGATCCTGCTCATCCACGGCATCGGCGACAACTCCACGACGTGGAGCACGGTACAGACCAAGCTTGCTCAGCGGTTCACCGTGATCGCCCCCGACCTGCTCGGCCACGGCAGATCCGACAAACCGCGCGCCGACTACTCCGTGGCCGCCTACGCCAACGGGATGCGCGATCTGCTCAGTGTGCTGGACATCGACAGCGTGACCGTGGTGGGGCACTCGCTCGGTGGCGGCGTTGCCATGCAGTTCGCCTATCAGTTCCCTCAACTGGTGAACCGGCTGATCCTGGTGGGTGCCGGTGGAGTCACCAAAGATGTCAACCTCGCGCTGCGCGTCGCAGCGATGCCGATGGGTAGCGAGGCGCTGGCGCTGCTGCGGTTGCCGCTGGTGCTTCCCACGCTGCAGGCCGTCGGACGCTGCAGTGGCGCCCTGTTGGGCTCCACCCGCGCGGGCAGGGACATCCATGAGGCCCTGCGCATTCTCTCCGATCTGCCCGAGCCGACAGCGTCGTCGGCGTTCGCCCGCACCCTGCGCGCCGTGGTCGACTGGCGCGGTCAGGTCGTCACCATGCTCGACCGCTGCTATCTGACGCAATCGGTTCCCGTGCAATTGATCTGGGGTAGCCACGATTCGGTCATCCCGGTCAGTCACGCCGACATGGCGCACGCGGCGATGCCGGGGTCGCAGCTGGAGATCTTCGAAGGCTCCGGCCATTTCCCGTTCCACGACGATCCGGACCGGTTCGTCGAGGTGGTCGAACGGTTCATCGACAGCACCGATCCCGCCGTCTACGACCAGGACTATCTGCGCGAGTTGTTGCGCGCCGGCATCAGCGAGACATCGATCTCGGGTTCGGTGGGGACCCGTGTCGCCGTGCTCGACGCCATGGGTGCCGACGAACGCAGCGCAACATGA
- a CDS encoding metal-dependent transcriptional regulator, with protein sequence MNDLIDTTEMYLRTIYDLEEEGVIPLRARIAERLEQSGPTVSQTVSRMERDGLLHVAGDRHLELTEKGRSLAIAVMRKHRLAERLLVDVIGLPWEEVHAEACRWEHVMSEDVERRLVQVLNNPTTSPFGNPIPGLSELGFGGDLLNETSTLVRLTELPAGMPVAVVVRQLTEHVQGDTDLIARLKDAGVVPNARVTVELNDHGGVMIVIPGHEQVELPHEMAHAVKVEKV encoded by the coding sequence ATGAACGACCTGATCGATACCACCGAGATGTACCTTCGGACCATTTACGACCTCGAAGAAGAGGGCGTCATCCCACTGCGGGCGCGTATCGCCGAGCGTCTGGAACAAAGCGGCCCCACCGTGAGCCAGACAGTGTCACGCATGGAGCGGGACGGCCTGCTCCACGTCGCCGGTGACCGCCACCTCGAACTCACTGAGAAAGGCCGGTCGCTGGCCATCGCGGTGATGCGTAAACACCGCCTTGCCGAACGTCTCCTCGTCGACGTCATCGGTCTGCCGTGGGAGGAAGTGCACGCCGAGGCATGCCGGTGGGAGCATGTGATGAGCGAGGACGTCGAACGGCGACTCGTCCAGGTGCTCAACAACCCGACCACCTCCCCCTTCGGCAATCCCATCCCGGGCCTGTCCGAACTCGGCTTCGGCGGCGATCTGCTCAACGAGACCTCGACGCTGGTGCGCTTGACCGAACTGCCCGCCGGCATGCCGGTGGCCGTCGTTGTACGCCAGCTGACCGAGCACGTCCAGGGCGACACCGATCTCATCGCCCGGCTCAAGGACGCCGGCGTGGTGCCCAACGCCCGCGTCACAGTCGAGCTGAACGACCACGGTGGCGTCATGATCGTCATCCCGGGCCACGAACAGGTCGAACTCCCCCACGAGATGGCCCACGCGGTCAAGGTCGAGAAGGTCTGA